From a single Candidatus Defluviilinea gracilis genomic region:
- a CDS encoding GAF domain-containing protein → MAEIKTQTLGSYLRLIEISRDLASTLDLDILLDDIVRASADITHAEAASILLYDDTARQLYFQVATNIDDATMRGLVVPLEKSIAGWIVLNRKSLRIDDAEKDERIFSEVDQTIGYSTKSLLGIPLVTKNKVVGVLEVVNKKRGKFTDADESMLSVLGAQAAVAIENARLFQQSDLIQEFVHELRTPLASLSTATYLLLRPEMSREQRDQIVNNIHNETLRLNSLASSFLDLARLESGRVQFRKTRFSAADLLYEARDVMMTKAQETNIQIRVDVPNDLPLMEADRDKIKQVLLNLTSNAIKYNRPNGSILIAGNYTDNDLSVLVQDSGLGIPEESIPHLFEKFYRVRDHEGKATGTGLGLSICKQIIQGHNGRIEVKSKVGVGTSITFYIPRAQRTIPRE, encoded by the coding sequence ATGGCTGAAATTAAAACCCAAACCCTCGGAAGTTACCTGCGCTTGATCGAAATCTCGCGCGACCTTGCCTCCACCCTCGACCTTGATATCCTATTGGACGATATCGTGCGCGCCTCGGCAGACATCACGCACGCCGAAGCCGCCTCGATCTTGTTATACGATGATACCGCGCGGCAATTATATTTTCAGGTTGCCACCAATATAGACGATGCCACCATGCGCGGGCTTGTCGTTCCGCTCGAGAAAAGCATCGCGGGTTGGATCGTGTTGAACCGCAAATCCCTGCGCATCGACGACGCCGAAAAAGACGAGCGCATCTTCAGCGAAGTAGACCAGACCATCGGGTACTCCACCAAATCCCTGTTGGGTATCCCGCTTGTCACAAAGAACAAAGTGGTAGGGGTGCTCGAAGTGGTGAACAAAAAACGCGGCAAGTTCACCGATGCGGACGAATCGATGCTCAGCGTGCTGGGCGCGCAAGCGGCGGTTGCCATCGAGAATGCCCGCCTCTTCCAACAATCGGACCTGATCCAGGAGTTCGTGCACGAACTGCGCACGCCGCTGGCTTCGTTGAGCACCGCCACCTATCTCCTGCTTCGCCCCGAGATGTCGCGCGAACAACGCGACCAGATCGTCAACAACATCCACAACGAAACCTTGCGGCTCAATTCGCTTGCGTCATCTTTCCTCGACCTGGCGCGGCTAGAATCGGGACGCGTGCAATTTCGCAAAACGCGCTTCAGCGCGGCAGACCTGCTCTACGAAGCCCGCGATGTGATGATGACCAAGGCGCAGGAAACGAACATCCAGATCCGCGTGGATGTCCCCAATGATCTCCCGCTGATGGAAGCCGACCGCGACAAGATCAAACAGGTATTGCTCAACCTGACGAGTAACGCCATCAAGTACAACCGACCGAACGGTTCCATTCTGATCGCGGGCAATTACACCGACAACGATCTATCGGTCCTCGTGCAGGATAGCGGTTTGGGAATTCCGGAAGAATCCATCCCCCATTTATTTGAAAAATTTTACCGCGTGCGCGACCACGAAGGCAAAGCGACCGGCACCGGGCTTGGGCTTTCGATCTGCAAGCAGATCATCCAGGGGCATAATGGGCGCATCGAGGTGAAGAGCAAGGTGGGTGTTGGCACTTCGATCACGTTCTACATCCCGCGCGCCCAGCGGACAATACCCAGGGAATAA
- a CDS encoding NAD-dependent deacylase, which produces MSSPSAPATASDALRAAELFRKARRVVILTGAGISTPSGIPDFRSEGTGLWSHNEPLEAASLTTFRTSPEKFFQWFRPLAGQIFNAQPNAAHLALADLEKHGVAVTIATQNIDGLHQKAGSRKVFELHGTIRTLSCTQCFKKYESPPFLQTYIEAGTIPLCPSCAGILKPDVILFGEQLPQAAWNEAQRETRQADLMLVAGSSLEVLPVAGLPMQAVDRGAHLIIVNNTTTYINVRADVVFMDNVETILPEIIQRAIHG; this is translated from the coding sequence ATGAGCTCCCCCTCCGCCCCTGCAACAGCGTCTGACGCTTTGCGCGCGGCAGAGTTATTCCGTAAAGCCAGGCGCGTTGTTATCTTAACGGGAGCCGGCATTTCCACCCCCTCGGGAATCCCAGACTTTCGCTCGGAGGGAACAGGGTTATGGTCTCACAATGAGCCGCTTGAAGCCGCGTCGCTCACCACGTTTCGAACTTCCCCTGAAAAATTTTTCCAATGGTTCCGCCCGCTTGCCGGGCAAATTTTTAATGCGCAACCCAACGCGGCGCATCTCGCGCTCGCCGACCTTGAAAAGCACGGCGTTGCCGTCACCATCGCAACCCAAAACATAGACGGGCTTCATCAAAAAGCCGGTTCTCGCAAAGTCTTCGAATTGCACGGCACGATCCGCACGCTTTCTTGCACGCAATGTTTTAAAAAGTACGAGTCGCCGCCGTTCTTGCAAACTTATATCGAGGCTGGAACCATTCCCCTATGCCCAAGTTGCGCTGGAATTCTCAAACCAGATGTGATATTGTTCGGAGAACAATTGCCACAGGCGGCATGGAATGAGGCGCAGCGCGAAACGCGTCAAGCCGACTTGATGCTGGTCGCCGGTTCCTCACTCGAAGTCCTGCCTGTGGCGGGGCTTCCGATGCAAGCGGTTGACCGCGGCGCGCACCTCATTATCGTCAACAACACTACCACCTATATCAACGTCCGCGCGGATGTGGTGTTCATGGACAATGTGGAAACCATCCTGCCGGAGATTATACAAAGAGCGATCCATGGCTGA